ggttACCATAGTAAATATATAGTTCCTATTGGTATTAATTATGTACTAATTAGCCTATATGTAGTCCTACATATTGATCCTTTAATAAGCTTAGAATTATATACTGTTAAAGGGAAATAAGGTAGGATTGTTTAAGCGTGATCACATACAGATCTACAGTTCTAGGCCCAGTTTTTGTCACCACAGCATTTACCCGTAAGAAATGGTCTGCTGCACGGATTGCATGAGTATTCATCAGCAGAAGTAGTATTAGTTTAACTTACGGACACAATCGTCAAGCAAGTacgtgtgtgtctctgtgactAAAGTTGTACTTAGCATCCTGCACTGAACTGGCATGAGGTTAAACAATATCAACACTGCAAACTGGATGGCCCAGTGGAACTAACCAGAGGCTGACTTTGTCCTTAGCCTCTGAGTCTGGAGGCATGTTGCTCATTCTGTTCATGGTTTCCATCAGTTCCCTCAGGTCTGGCTGGATCTGGACCGACAGAAAAGAATCAGTGAGGCAGTGGTTTTAAGTCTGTCTATTATTcaagttttacactttatttatttacctcatCCATGGCCCTGATCTCCAGTCTCAACTTGTCCAtcacagtgatgaagagctgcaaGAAAAAGTAACAAACAAAGAGACCATAAGAAACAATAAGTATGAaagaaatacaagtatgatatTTTGTTTACTGTCAGCAACACAAACAGGGCACACAGTCTTTGCCATAATCACACTGTCTGCTGATTTTATGTTTGTCGGATTTTATGAGTTGAGATATTAGTTGGCAGTGGATACAGCTGGCAACACCCGTTCACATTCTTCAATGACTGACCACAGGATGAGCTAAATTAAGTGAAACCACTTCAGCCACTTAGTGCTTGAACTGAACACACTAAATCATTCTATAAAAAATACGACTGCAACCATTTTCATTCTGGCACACGCCCAAAATAGGCCTCCTGTTTGCGCTGACTGTTTAATATGATTGAGAGGAAAGAGGACGCACAGAAACTATATCTGCAATGCAGCGGTTCAGGTTGCCCTTGTCATCCTTGATGGTGATTGGCCGATCCTCCTTAATCCTTTCCATGGCTAGGGGGCAGTCGAGCTAGGAAACAAAATGATAAGAGTAACATCCTTAATAAGAAGAACTCTAAATCTAAAAAACTGGTAGAACTATTGCAAGGCCCATTTGTGAAAATGTTCACAAACAAAGTCTGTGCTCCAAAAGAGAACTCACTCTGTACTTTCTGCAGAAATCATCGATAGAGCCCACATCAGAGCCCTGCACCTGTTTGAATGCAGCCTTATACTGAACCAACAGCCTGGAACAGGACGCAGTGTACCTGAAACAGACAACTCCTGCAcattaataaaaacatacaatcaAAGTCACAGGTGGAAATTACAGTCTTTTAAACACAAAATCTAAACTCAAGTAAAACTCACTCATTAGGTGTGACGCAGTCTTTGATGTAAGCCTTCTCCAGGGCTTGAAGGGTCTTGACGACAGCAAACAACTCAGCCATGTTATCATACCTTCAGAAACAGGGTTAATAATGAGGTTTTACAACACTAACTAGATTATGAATTCATGGGTTACTCTGTGTTCATACTAGGCCGGTAATTTGACACTTACTTCTCTCGTTCTCTTGCATTCTTGTATAATTTCACCTCCTGAAAAGACATGATTTGTGGTGAAGGCCTTTACTATTGTTAATAAGTGGAATGTCACATATATTTCTGAATGAAATAATCAGATTATTGTAATTCCATTAATGATTATAAATTAATGATTATGTTTCTTAAAGgtttgtacagattaaaaatCCTGTTTACCAAGCCTTAATTAAAGCATCAAAAATTGTTACATTTACCTCATATAACTCAGGCTTATTGGCCGgagctgtggaaaaaaaatgattgctTGAGTGACTTTAACTGTACTTTACTGCTGAAAGGAGGATGAATGGACAATTTGAATACCTAACTTgtagatttatatttatttgaagGGCTTACCTCCTCCCACACCTCCTGTAGCTGGTATCCCATGAAACATGATGCTGATGTATCTGATCTGAGTAAAGAGCAAAGAGCAAAGTTACAATGTGTTTAATAACTGACTGCTATTTGCGACCAAATACGTCCGGCCAAATCGAACTAAGTAGCGTATACTTTCCCACCATTATCAATAAAAGTTTTACTTCACAATTAGATTTATTCAAGTcatattttaaatgttgttatacatagcagggACTTGACTTATGGGTGAGTTTCTCTCAAAGTAttataatacattaaatatttttaaatctaaaatgaaggctttagaagcagactctatggcatgccaatgtttttagcccccttgttgtacagctgactcccagaaaagttcctttttgtccccccccatttgtctttagatagttctctttaaatgcaaattttagtgcttttagtgtttgtgaattgtattatatctctatttgtgtctgtgtctgcaactgtgtgttcttgctgctgaccgtcttggccaggtctcccttggaaaagaggttcttaatttcaatgggactaacctggttaaataaaggttaaataaaaataaaaaatagaggGAAACACTGTTAATACAAAGTCTAGCTGCCAAGTcgcatttctgatcttctgctatgttctgtaccatccagacctctcaggtcatctggatcaggtctgcttagtgtccccagagtcagaactaaacatgcagaagcagtttttatgcatcaaatatttggaacaaactcccagaaaactgcaggattaactccaactctgagttcttttaaatcaaagcttaaaacgttcctgtttgctgctaccttttattaaaccagataatgatcttatactgcactagagcatttactcttgtgtgttataatcTATTTTAAgcttgtgtttattttctaatctttaatgtttttataactgttttaattatgtcttaatgttcttttgcactttgtcgcaatgttcttgaatgtttatgtaaagcactttgaattgccctgttgctgaaatgtgctctacaaataaagctgccttgccttactaTACTTTTTGATATTATGGTTTCTTTGTGATACACCTGTTCCTCAGGTGAGGAATAAACCCTCCACTAGCATCATACAAATGAACACCTTACGAAGTAAAACATCAAGGACAGATATCATAGGCGCAATTTTAGCAACACAATTGATCACCAATGTCCAGAAATGCTGAGAACTTAACCATGTCCTTACACAAACAACATTTATAATACTTCCTGCTGCTATCTCGTGACTCGTCTTCTCTTGGACCTGATCTTCATGACTTCCATCTCTTTGGACAGTTTGCTTGCCATGCTTATTAGTAACGTTACTAATACAAAAGAATGAAAGGGAAACCTTCCAGCTGAACTGAGCCGACTatcaatgtcttgttttgtctaaacAAGCTAGCCTGAAGTTAGCTGTGGAGGCTAGCTCTTAGCTACTTCCTTTGATTATTTAGTATAACTGGGCCATACAGGTAGTTGTTTGTGAACACTAAAGTTTACATTAGTAACTATTATTGCCATAACAGGTAGGATAATCGCAGTATTGTTTAATATCAGTGTTAAATCAACGAAATTAGAAACATGTTACTCACCCTTTCGGCAAGCTGCTGTGACGTCAATGTAAACACACCCTCCTGCGAGGACCCGCAGACGTCAACATATTAGGTGTCTATTGTGCCTCACTaataataaatcttttttttaaaaatagcgTATCAAACATAACTAACGTTGGTTTATCTTTGGGCTTTATATgtctcacattttttaaaggAGCTGAACGGATTTCAACGCTTGACCACGTTTAATATATTTCCACTCAGGCAAACATTAGAGGCAGCTCATCGTGGAGGCGCCAGACTCAAACTGGAGTAACTCTAGCTCACAAGAACAAAACAAACTGGACTAAAAGATCATTAACTGAGTTTAAAGAAGCGCAAAGAAGAGCTGAAAACATTCCTGTGCACGTTTATGAGGTCAGTTCAAACATGATGTCATCATTTGTGTTATATGGAGCTCCTAAAGTAAGACtgtgattattattaaacatcacctaatgttagctgttagcccaGTTAGCTGACTGATAATCAACACCAGCTTT
This Sebastes fasciatus isolate fSebFas1 chromosome 17, fSebFas1.pri, whole genome shotgun sequence DNA region includes the following protein-coding sequences:
- the vps28 gene encoding vacuolar protein sorting-associated protein 28 homolog produces the protein MFHGIPATGGVGGAPANKPELYEEVKLYKNAREREKYDNMAELFAVVKTLQALEKAYIKDCVTPNEYTASCSRLLVQYKAAFKQVQGSDVGSIDDFCRKYRLDCPLAMERIKEDRPITIKDDKGNLNRCIADIVSLFITVMDKLRLEIRAMDEIQPDLRELMETMNRMSNMPPDSEAKDKVSLWLTTLSSMSASDELDDNQVRQMLFDLESAYNAFNRFLHSS